A window of the Haloarcula litorea genome harbors these coding sequences:
- a CDS encoding glycerophosphodiester phosphodiesterase, with translation MTAPSVVAHRGFAGQYPENTLAAMRGAAGAGADWVEVDVQPTADGDPVVFHDRRLDDGGESRGVTDGAGRVWDRSTAEVTSARVLDTDERVPTLAAVLDAIPGDVGVNVELKNPGTEAVRPGEALDGDAREAARERWQPFVDGVRAVVADHEHDVLFSSFCEGALAALDGNAGDAGVAVLVAPGSAEAGVAVARRYGVDALNVPVSALATDERATLTGAARDLDATRNVWTVRDWRDARRAVGWDADGIVADYPGLTAFV, from the coding sequence ATGACCGCGCCGTCGGTCGTCGCCCACCGCGGGTTCGCCGGCCAGTACCCGGAGAACACGCTCGCAGCGATGCGCGGAGCGGCCGGTGCGGGTGCCGACTGGGTCGAGGTCGACGTCCAGCCCACGGCCGACGGGGACCCGGTGGTCTTCCACGACCGGCGGCTCGACGACGGGGGCGAGAGTCGGGGCGTCACCGACGGCGCGGGGCGCGTGTGGGACCGATCGACCGCGGAGGTCACGTCCGCGCGGGTCCTCGACACCGACGAGCGGGTGCCGACCCTCGCCGCCGTACTGGACGCGATCCCCGGTGACGTCGGGGTGAACGTCGAGCTGAAGAACCCGGGGACAGAGGCGGTCCGTCCGGGCGAGGCGCTCGACGGGGACGCCCGCGAAGCCGCCCGCGAGCGCTGGCAGCCGTTCGTCGACGGCGTCCGCGCCGTCGTCGCGGACCACGAGCACGACGTGCTGTTCTCGTCGTTCTGCGAGGGCGCACTCGCCGCACTCGACGGGAACGCCGGTGACGCCGGGGTGGCCGTCCTCGTCGCGCCCGGATCGGCCGAGGCCGGCGTCGCGGTCGCGCGCCGGTACGGCGTCGACGCGCTCAACGTCCCGGTCTCGGCGCTCGCGACGGACGAGCGGGCGACGCTCACCGGGGCCGCCCGGGACCTCGACGCGACCCGGAACGTCTGGACGGTGCGGGACTGGCGGGACGCCCGCCGGGCAGTCGGGTGGGACGCCGACGGGATCGTCGCGGACTACCCCGGTCTGACCGCCTTCGTCTAG
- a CDS encoding PAS domain-containing sensor histidine kinase: protein MGGDEGSAAGHALYLDTDGSRADRAADELEARTQLTVYTATGVEDALDRLAWPDVDVLVVGHEDGRFDGVAAAADVCDRHPILPVVLFAASEGAAEGAVGTAVDEFVANEGASAFDSLASAAAALADDQVVDDGFSTPDPPDRFAPNVDDERAERLASDGLDTAELTELLHKSDLFDAVFDSIPVHLYVKDRRGRHRYVSSGYFEESLPEFLGNTDPEIGMVADRHARRAYAEDMHVVESGEPVLDKVEYLPMLDQWNLTSKVPWYGLDGEVVGLIGVTRDISERRERQEEVKRQNERLDQFASLLSHDLRNPLQLASLRLELARDAEDPADHLDEVEAALDRMDELVDDVLRLAREGRAIGTPEPVALDDVVEVAWTAVDAPDATVERVEPVGTVLGDESRLRQLMANLFRNAIEHAGSAVTVSVGPLPDGEGFYVADDGPGFPDVDEDDLFDAGFTTSDQGTGFGLSIVGEIATAHGWTVTVADAGDGGARIEFRGLDRPDEA from the coding sequence ATGGGCGGAGACGAGGGGAGCGCCGCCGGGCACGCCCTCTACCTCGACACCGACGGCTCCCGTGCGGACCGGGCCGCGGACGAACTCGAAGCCAGGACGCAGCTCACGGTGTACACTGCCACGGGCGTCGAGGACGCACTGGACCGGCTGGCCTGGCCCGACGTCGACGTTCTGGTGGTCGGTCACGAGGACGGCCGGTTCGACGGCGTCGCGGCCGCCGCCGACGTCTGTGACAGGCACCCGATCCTCCCGGTGGTCCTGTTCGCCGCGAGCGAGGGGGCTGCCGAGGGCGCGGTCGGCACGGCCGTCGACGAGTTCGTCGCCAACGAGGGAGCGTCGGCGTTCGACTCGCTCGCGTCGGCGGCGGCCGCGCTCGCCGACGACCAGGTGGTCGACGACGGGTTCTCGACGCCGGACCCGCCCGACCGGTTCGCGCCCAACGTCGACGACGAACGCGCCGAACGCCTCGCGAGCGACGGGCTCGACACGGCCGAACTGACGGAACTCCTCCACAAGAGCGACCTGTTCGACGCCGTCTTCGACTCGATCCCCGTCCACCTCTACGTCAAGGACCGGCGGGGCCGCCACCGGTACGTCAGCTCCGGCTACTTCGAGGAGTCGCTGCCGGAGTTCCTCGGGAACACGGACCCGGAGATCGGGATGGTCGCGGATCGCCACGCCCGTCGGGCTTACGCGGAGGACATGCACGTCGTCGAGTCCGGCGAGCCGGTGTTGGACAAGGTCGAGTACCTCCCGATGCTCGACCAGTGGAACCTCACCTCGAAGGTCCCCTGGTACGGCCTGGACGGCGAGGTCGTCGGGCTCATCGGTGTCACGCGGGACATCTCGGAGCGGCGGGAGCGCCAGGAGGAGGTCAAGCGACAGAACGAGCGCCTCGACCAGTTCGCGAGCCTCCTCAGTCACGACCTCCGGAACCCCCTGCAGTTGGCGTCGCTCCGACTGGAGCTGGCCCGAGACGCCGAGGACCCGGCCGACCACCTCGACGAGGTCGAGGCGGCCCTCGATCGGATGGACGAACTCGTCGACGACGTCCTCCGGCTCGCGCGCGAGGGCAGAGCAATCGGGACGCCCGAACCGGTCGCCCTCGACGACGTCGTCGAGGTGGCCTGGACCGCGGTCGACGCGCCCGACGCGACGGTCGAGCGGGTCGAACCCGTCGGCACCGTCCTCGGCGACGAGAGCCGCCTCCGGCAGCTGATGGCGAACCTGTTCCGTAACGCGATCGAACACGCCGGCTCGGCGGTGACGGTCAGCGTGGGACCGCTCCCCGACGGCGAGGGGTTCTACGTCGCGGACGACGGTCCGGGCTTCCCGGACGTGGACGAGGACGACCTGTTCGACGCCGGCTTCACCACCTCGGACCAGGGGACCGGCTTCGGGCTGTCGATCGTCGGGGAGATCGCGACCGCCCACGGGTGGACGGTCACCGTGGCCGACGCCGGGGACGGCGGCGCTCGCATCGAGTTCCGGGGCCTCGACAGGCCCGACGAGGCGTAG
- a CDS encoding NAD-dependent epimerase/dehydratase family protein has product MNGQRVLVTGGGGFIGSNLANSLAEDNEVVALDDGYLGTPENVDDGVEYVDASVLEADLPTDVDVVFHLAALSSYAMHEDDPTRGARVNVEGFVNVVEQAREDGCDTVVYASTSSIYGDRTEPSPEEMDVSVNTGYEASKLARERYAEYFHNHYDLSMAGMRFFSVYQGMEDGAEQHKGEYANLIAQFADDVANGRRPVIWGDGTQTRDFTHVDDVVRGLELAADHELTGIYNLGTGEQYSFNHLVERINEELGTDVDPVYEDNPIPEDVYVHDTCADYSKINEATGWEPAISFEEGVAMVCDQYE; this is encoded by the coding sequence ATGAACGGACAGCGAGTCCTCGTGACCGGTGGTGGCGGGTTCATCGGCTCCAACCTCGCGAACAGCCTCGCCGAAGACAACGAGGTCGTCGCGCTCGACGACGGCTACCTCGGGACGCCGGAGAACGTCGACGACGGCGTCGAGTACGTCGACGCCAGCGTCCTGGAGGCCGACCTCCCGACGGACGTGGACGTCGTCTTCCACCTCGCCGCGCTGTCCTCGTACGCGATGCACGAGGACGACCCCACTCGGGGTGCCCGCGTGAACGTCGAGGGGTTCGTCAACGTGGTCGAACAGGCCCGCGAGGACGGCTGTGACACCGTCGTCTACGCCTCGACGTCCTCCATCTACGGCGATCGGACCGAGCCCTCGCCCGAGGAGATGGACGTGTCTGTCAACACGGGCTACGAGGCCTCGAAGCTGGCCCGCGAGCGGTACGCGGAGTACTTCCACAACCACTACGACCTCTCGATGGCCGGGATGCGCTTCTTCTCGGTCTACCAGGGGATGGAGGACGGCGCGGAGCAACACAAGGGAGAGTACGCCAACCTCATCGCGCAGTTCGCGGACGACGTCGCAAACGGCCGCCGGCCGGTCATCTGGGGCGACGGCACCCAGACCCGCGACTTCACGCACGTCGACGACGTGGTCCGGGGGCTGGAGCTGGCGGCCGACCACGAGCTCACCGGCATCTACAACCTCGGCACCGGCGAGCAGTACAGTTTCAATCACCTCGTGGAGCGCATCAACGAGGAACTCGGCACCGACGTCGACCCGGTGTACGAGGACAACCCCATCCCCGAGGACGTGTACGTCCACGACACCTGCGCCGACTACTCGAAGATCAACGAGGCGACGGGCTGGGAGCCGGCGATCTCCTTCGAGGAGGGCGTCGCGATGGTGTGTGACCAGTACGAGTGA
- the gyrA gene encoding DNA gyrase subunit A translates to MSSDVPDDATAPADRVKHVRIEDEMEQSYIDYAMSVIAGRALPDVRDGMKPVHRRILYAMHEMGVSSGSSHRKSSSIVGETMGNYHPHGDSPIYDAMVRMAQDFSMRYPLVDGQGNFGSMDGDPPAAMRYTEARMAPIAEELLADIEKDTVDFSSNYDDRLTEPDVLPAKVPGLLLNGSSGIAVGMSTNIPPHNLGELVDATVHLIDNPDATVEDLMEHVTGPDFPTGGNIVGRDAIYSAYATGRGRLRVRAEYEVDREAGQIVVTELPYQENKARIVERIADDVNDGEIEGIKDLRDESDRNGVRIVVELKRGANVDVVENRLLDHHLESTFGVINLALVDGQPQVLSLKESLQHYVEHRREVVRRRSEHDLAEAEDRAHILEGRLRALENVDDVVDLIQDSEDRDAARSGLQERFDFSEDQAAHIVRMQLGSLTSMEAAEIEDEYEDVQETIEYLRAVLDSREKLDGVIKDELREIKDEYDDERRTNVLEDEGQVTHEDLIPEEDCVVVITEDDYIKRMPVDQFDAQNRGGKGIIGADPKEGDRVSKVFRANSHDYLLCFTNQGQVYRLKTYEVPEMSRTARGKSAVNLLSLDDGEDLTAVVSTDEFGDDECITMVTRNGYVKRTSAADFENILSTGIRAASLEDGDELVDVEVTDGTTDLVIATEGGMTIRFDESEVSEMGRSARGVNGIKLEGQDRVAAMVATDESDERSLLTVTENGYGKRTLLSEYRTQSRYGKGLVDIKTDERNGRVSTAKAVTDEDHLIIMSESGQIMRIRAGDVSQVGRNTKGVTIMELAEMDRVASVTVVPAE, encoded by the coding sequence ATGAGTTCGGACGTCCCGGACGACGCGACCGCGCCGGCGGACCGCGTCAAGCACGTCCGCATCGAGGACGAGATGGAGCAGTCCTACATCGACTACGCGATGAGCGTCATCGCGGGGCGGGCGCTCCCGGACGTCCGCGACGGGATGAAGCCGGTCCACCGGCGCATCCTCTACGCGATGCACGAGATGGGCGTCTCGTCGGGCTCCAGCCACCGGAAGTCCTCCTCGATCGTCGGCGAGACGATGGGGAACTACCACCCACACGGCGACTCGCCCATCTACGACGCGATGGTGCGGATGGCACAGGACTTCTCGATGCGGTACCCGCTGGTCGACGGCCAGGGGAACTTCGGCTCGATGGACGGCGACCCGCCGGCGGCGATGCGGTACACGGAGGCCCGGATGGCCCCTATCGCCGAGGAACTGCTCGCCGACATCGAGAAGGACACCGTCGACTTCTCCAGCAACTACGACGACCGCCTGACCGAACCGGACGTCCTGCCGGCGAAGGTCCCGGGCCTCCTGCTGAACGGCTCCTCGGGCATCGCCGTCGGGATGTCGACGAACATCCCGCCCCACAACCTCGGCGAGCTCGTCGACGCGACGGTCCACCTCATCGACAACCCCGACGCGACGGTCGAAGACCTGATGGAGCACGTCACCGGCCCGGACTTCCCGACCGGGGGCAACATCGTCGGCCGCGACGCCATCTACTCCGCCTACGCCACCGGCCGCGGTCGCCTCCGCGTCCGCGCGGAGTACGAGGTCGACCGCGAGGCGGGTCAAATCGTCGTCACGGAGCTCCCCTACCAGGAGAACAAGGCCCGCATCGTCGAGCGCATCGCCGACGACGTCAACGACGGCGAGATAGAGGGGATCAAGGACCTCCGGGACGAGTCCGACCGCAACGGCGTCCGCATCGTCGTCGAACTCAAACGTGGCGCGAACGTCGACGTGGTCGAGAACCGCCTGCTCGACCACCATCTCGAGTCCACCTTCGGCGTCATCAACCTCGCGCTCGTCGACGGCCAACCGCAGGTCCTCTCGCTGAAGGAGAGCCTGCAACACTACGTCGAGCACCGCCGCGAGGTCGTCCGCCGGCGCTCCGAGCACGACCTGGCGGAGGCCGAGGACCGCGCCCACATCCTCGAGGGCCGCCTGCGCGCGCTGGAGAACGTCGACGACGTGGTCGACCTGATCCAGGACAGCGAGGACCGCGACGCGGCTCGCTCGGGCCTCCAGGAACGGTTCGACTTCTCGGAGGACCAGGCCGCCCACATCGTCCGGATGCAGCTGGGCTCGCTGACCTCGATGGAGGCCGCCGAGATCGAGGACGAGTACGAGGACGTCCAGGAGACCATCGAGTACCTCCGGGCGGTGCTGGACAGCCGCGAGAAGCTCGACGGCGTCATCAAGGACGAACTCCGCGAGATCAAAGACGAGTACGACGACGAGCGTCGGACGAACGTCCTCGAAGACGAGGGCCAGGTGACCCACGAGGACCTCATCCCCGAGGAGGACTGCGTCGTCGTCATCACCGAGGACGACTACATCAAGCGGATGCCCGTCGACCAGTTCGACGCCCAGAACCGGGGCGGCAAGGGCATCATCGGTGCCGACCCCAAGGAGGGGGACCGCGTCTCCAAGGTCTTCCGGGCCAACAGCCACGACTACCTGCTCTGTTTCACCAACCAGGGGCAGGTCTACCGGCTCAAGACCTACGAGGTGCCGGAGATGTCCCGCACCGCCCGCGGGAAGTCCGCGGTGAACCTCCTCTCGCTGGACGACGGCGAGGACCTGACCGCGGTCGTCTCCACCGACGAGTTCGGGGACGACGAGTGCATCACGATGGTCACGCGCAACGGCTACGTCAAGCGGACCAGCGCCGCGGACTTCGAGAACATCCTCTCGACGGGCATCCGCGCAGCGAGCCTGGAGGACGGCGACGAACTCGTCGACGTCGAGGTGACCGACGGCACGACGGACCTCGTCATCGCCACCGAGGGCGGGATGACCATCCGCTTCGACGAGAGCGAGGTCAGCGAGATGGGGCGGTCGGCCCGCGGCGTCAACGGCATCAAACTGGAGGGACAGGACCGCGTCGCCGCGATGGTCGCCACCGACGAGAGCGACGAGCGCTCGCTCCTGACGGTCACCGAGAACGGGTACGGCAAGCGGACGCTGCTGTCGGAGTACCGCACGCAGTCCCGCTACGGCAAGGGGCTGGTCGACATCAAGACCGACGAGCGCAACGGCCGCGTCTCGACGGCCAAGGCCGTCACCGACGAGGACCACCTCATCATCATGTCCGAGTCCGGCCAGATCATGCGCATCCGCGCCGGCGACGTCTCGCAGGTCGGCCGCAACACGAAGGGCGTCACGATCATGGAACTCGCGGAGATGGACCGCGTGGCGAGCGTGACGGTCGTGCCGGCGGAGTGA
- the gyrB gene encoding DNA topoisomerase (ATP-hydrolyzing) subunit B, translated as MSGEADEYGAKSIQTLEGLEAVRKRPAMYIGSTDARGLHHLVYEVVDNAIDEALAGYCDNIDVTIHEDGSVSVSDDGRGIPVDEHEEHGRPAVEVVMTILHAGGKFDNKSYQVSGGLHGVGVSVVNALSKWLEVDVKRDGALWRQRFDHGEPEYELKRVRDLEPGEETGTTVRFWPDDDIFDATEYSFSTLESRLRELAFLNSGVAITISDERDGTSETFEYDGGIREFVEYLNETKEPLHRDVVYFEDAEEIAEGTVQVEIAMQGTDDLQGSIHAFANNINTREGGTHLTGFKTALTRVVNDYATDNDLLGDLDDTLKGEDIREGLTAVISIKHPDPQFEGQTKTKLGNGEVRGIVESAMHDGLATYFEENPDTAEAVVAKAVEAAKARLAAKKAEEVTRRKSALDSTALPGKLSDCQTRDPDEAELFVVEGDSAGGSAKQGRNPEFQAILPIKGKILNVEKHRLDRILENDEIRNLITALGTGIGDEFDIDDLRYRKIIMMTDADVDGAHIRTLLLTLLYRHMKPLIEAGCVYASQPPLYRIRYRGETYDAMTEAERDRIVAEQCDGNPTQVQRFKGLGEMNPQQLWETTMDPDNRILKQITIEDAAAADKMFNVLMGDAVEPRKEFIKEHSPEAEWVDI; from the coding sequence ATGTCAGGAGAGGCTGATGAGTACGGCGCAAAGTCCATCCAGACCCTCGAAGGGCTGGAGGCCGTCCGCAAGCGGCCCGCGATGTATATCGGGTCGACGGACGCGCGCGGACTCCACCACCTCGTCTACGAGGTGGTCGACAACGCCATCGACGAAGCGTTGGCCGGGTACTGTGACAACATCGACGTGACCATCCACGAGGACGGCTCCGTCTCCGTCAGCGACGACGGCCGGGGCATCCCCGTGGACGAACACGAGGAGCACGGCCGCCCCGCCGTGGAGGTGGTGATGACCATCCTCCACGCCGGCGGCAAGTTCGACAACAAGTCCTACCAGGTCTCCGGCGGCCTCCACGGCGTCGGGGTCTCGGTCGTCAACGCCCTCTCGAAGTGGCTCGAGGTCGACGTCAAGCGCGACGGCGCGCTCTGGAGACAGCGCTTCGACCACGGCGAGCCCGAGTACGAACTGAAGAGGGTCCGCGATCTCGAACCCGGCGAGGAGACGGGCACGACCGTCCGGTTCTGGCCGGACGACGACATCTTCGACGCCACTGAGTACTCCTTCTCCACGCTCGAGTCCCGGCTCCGGGAGCTGGCTTTCCTCAACTCCGGGGTCGCCATCACCATCTCGGACGAGCGCGACGGCACCAGCGAGACCTTCGAGTACGACGGCGGTATCCGCGAGTTCGTCGAGTACCTCAACGAGACGAAGGAGCCGCTCCACCGCGACGTGGTCTACTTCGAGGACGCGGAGGAAATCGCAGAGGGGACCGTCCAGGTCGAGATCGCGATGCAGGGGACCGACGACCTCCAGGGGTCGATCCACGCCTTCGCGAACAACATCAACACCCGCGAGGGCGGCACCCACCTCACGGGGTTCAAGACGGCGCTGACCCGCGTGGTCAACGACTACGCGACGGACAACGACCTGCTGGGTGACCTCGACGACACGCTCAAGGGCGAGGACATCCGCGAGGGGCTGACCGCCGTCATCTCCATCAAACACCCCGACCCGCAGTTCGAGGGACAGACCAAGACCAAGCTGGGCAACGGCGAGGTCCGTGGGATCGTCGAGTCCGCGATGCACGACGGGCTGGCGACGTACTTCGAGGAGAACCCGGACACCGCCGAGGCGGTCGTCGCGAAGGCCGTCGAGGCCGCGAAGGCCCGCCTCGCGGCGAAGAAGGCCGAGGAGGTCACCCGTCGGAAGTCGGCCTTGGACTCGACGGCCCTGCCCGGCAAACTGTCCGACTGTCAGACGCGGGACCCCGACGAGGCCGAACTGTTCGTCGTCGAGGGCGACTCCGCCGGCGGCTCCGCCAAGCAGGGCCGCAACCCCGAGTTCCAGGCCATCCTCCCCATCAAGGGGAAGATCCTCAACGTCGAGAAACACCGGCTGGACCGCATCCTCGAGAACGACGAGATCCGGAACCTCATCACCGCCCTCGGGACGGGTATCGGCGACGAGTTCGACATCGACGACCTCCGGTACAGGAAGATCATCATGATGACCGACGCCGACGTCGACGGGGCGCACATCCGCACGCTCCTGTTGACGCTGCTGTACCGGCACATGAAGCCGCTCATCGAGGCCGGCTGCGTCTACGCCTCCCAGCCGCCCCTGTACCGGATCCGGTACCGCGGCGAGACCTACGACGCGATGACCGAGGCGGAGCGGGACCGCATCGTCGCGGAGCAGTGCGACGGCAACCCCACGCAGGTCCAGCGGTTCAAGGGCCTGGGCGAGATGAACCCCCAGCAACTGTGGGAGACGACGATGGACCCCGACAACCGCATCCTCAAGCAGATCACCATCGAGGACGCCGCGGCCGCCGACAAGATGTTCAACGTCCTGATGGGCGACGCCGTCGAACCGCGCAAGGAGTTCATCAAGGAGCACTCGCCCGAGGCGGAGTGGGTCGACATATGA
- a CDS encoding FAD-binding oxidoreductase: MDVPWHLPEEERARQLPLVTDSATVTLVEAMDRSRNKEVLSAVRDQLDPLDGREWLGEFRDGSDVRWASLTDRCREAGATASRVDRIETLAERFERPYPSLLRLRVRPDVKVDFSPGQYIALRVDGTPRAYSLANSPSEDELELCIRRVPGGRLTSDLFQRVDEGDEVGVRGPNGEMVLESPSDRDVVFLATGTGVAPFKSMLDFTFEADRDSFEGEPRDVWLFLGCAWEDDLPYREAFRELDATHDHFHFVPTLTREPLLSDWEGATDYVQQVFVDHVADDALAATALPDGLDRRDAETATDARIDPANVELYACGITAMVSTLVDAALAVGVPADSMQYEGFG, translated from the coding sequence ATGGACGTACCGTGGCACCTGCCAGAGGAAGAGCGGGCGAGACAGCTCCCGCTCGTGACGGACTCGGCGACGGTCACGCTCGTCGAGGCGATGGACCGCAGCCGGAACAAGGAGGTGCTGTCGGCCGTCAGGGACCAGCTCGATCCGCTGGACGGCCGCGAGTGGCTCGGCGAGTTCCGGGACGGGTCCGACGTTCGGTGGGCGTCGCTGACAGACCGCTGTCGGGAGGCCGGGGCCACGGCCAGCCGGGTCGACCGGATCGAGACGCTGGCAGAGCGCTTCGAACGGCCGTACCCCTCGCTACTGCGGCTCCGGGTCCGGCCCGACGTCAAGGTGGACTTCTCGCCGGGACAGTACATCGCCCTCCGGGTCGACGGGACGCCGCGGGCGTACTCGCTGGCGAACTCCCCCAGCGAGGACGAACTGGAGCTCTGCATCCGCCGGGTCCCGGGCGGCCGACTGACGAGCGACCTGTTCCAGCGCGTCGACGAGGGCGACGAGGTCGGCGTCCGCGGCCCGAACGGCGAGATGGTCCTGGAGTCGCCCTCGGACAGAGACGTGGTCTTTCTCGCCACGGGCACCGGCGTCGCGCCGTTCAAGAGTATGCTCGACTTCACGTTCGAGGCGGACCGGGACTCGTTCGAGGGGGAGCCACGCGACGTGTGGCTGTTCCTCGGGTGTGCGTGGGAGGACGACCTGCCGTACCGCGAGGCGTTCCGCGAACTGGACGCGACCCACGACCACTTCCACTTCGTGCCGACGCTGACCCGGGAGCCGCTGCTGTCCGACTGGGAGGGGGCGACCGACTACGTCCAGCAGGTGTTCGTCGACCACGTCGCCGACGACGCGCTCGCGGCGACGGCCCTCCCCGACGGACTCGACCGGCGTGACGCCGAGACGGCGACCGACGCACGCATCGACCCGGCGAACGTCGAACTGTACGCGTGTGGCATCACGGCGATGGTGTCGACGCTGGTCGACGCGGCGCTGGCCGTCGGCGTCCCGGCGGACTCGATGCAGTACGAGGGGTTCGGATGA
- a CDS encoding PGF-CTERM sorting domain-containing protein — translation MSDHELPTTTVAVGIALLTIFAGPAFAASMGSLSATPATPGETAQHAATATIGTEATGSWTGFAVDYSDADADVSDVNATDDLVAVGIDRGDDAGGTTVDVNVSDDVSSVSTSNNGETLTVDFGGSYSLNESDEVVVVYDGVVNPSAGEYTVPLDVNPQSSGGETNATLTVGERTATDTATETTTGTESMDTETETEPMDTETEAMTDTAVDGDDSDATETMAGGDGTTTGGSGPGFTALAAVVALVAAAALATRRD, via the coding sequence ATGAGTGATCACGAACTGCCGACTACGACAGTCGCGGTAGGTATCGCGCTTCTGACTATCTTCGCCGGACCCGCGTTCGCGGCCTCGATGGGGTCCCTGTCGGCGACGCCCGCCACGCCGGGTGAGACGGCACAGCACGCGGCGACGGCGACGATCGGCACCGAGGCGACCGGGTCCTGGACCGGGTTCGCCGTCGACTACAGCGACGCGGACGCCGACGTGAGCGACGTGAACGCGACCGACGACCTCGTCGCGGTCGGGATCGACCGCGGTGACGACGCCGGCGGGACGACGGTCGACGTGAACGTCTCCGACGACGTCAGCAGCGTCTCGACGAGCAACAACGGCGAGACGCTGACCGTCGACTTCGGCGGGAGCTACTCGCTCAACGAGAGCGACGAGGTCGTCGTGGTCTACGACGGCGTCGTCAACCCCTCGGCCGGCGAGTACACCGTCCCGCTGGACGTCAACCCCCAGAGCAGCGGCGGCGAGACCAACGCGACCCTGACCGTCGGGGAGCGGACGGCCACCGACACCGCGACGGAGACGACGACCGGGACGGAGTCGATGGACACGGAGACCGAGACGGAACCGATGGACACGGAGACCGAGGCGATGACCGATACCGCGGTGGACGGTGACGACAGCGACGCGACGGAGACGATGGCCGGCGGCGACGGGACGACGACCGGCGGTAGCGGGCCGGGGTTCACCGCCCTCGCCGCGGTCGTGGCGCTGGTCGCTGCGGCGGCCCTCGCGACGCGGCGGGACTGA
- the rocF gene encoding arginase: MDRAVRILGVPMDLGADRRGVDMGPSAIRYGGLAAQLDELGIGCTDGGDISVPRPEERDPDADGRLDGRAKFLRETEEVCEDVRTAVAAAVADGELPLVLGGDHSIAIGTVAGAARAEESLGIVWFDAHGDFNTPATTPSGNIHGMPLAAILGKGAFADEAWAHTPAVSEANVVLVGTRSLDESERDLIRESDVSVYTMSDLDARGVPEVTEEALDIAADGTDGVHVSLDLDWLDPTEAPGVGTPVRGGVSYREAHSAMERVAERTERVRSMELIEVNPILDDHNRTAELACELAASAFGDRVL, from the coding sequence ATGGACAGGGCAGTGCGGATCCTCGGCGTGCCGATGGACCTCGGGGCGGACCGGCGAGGCGTCGACATGGGGCCGTCGGCCATCCGCTACGGCGGCCTCGCGGCGCAACTGGACGAGCTGGGAATCGGCTGCACGGACGGGGGCGACATCAGCGTCCCGCGGCCGGAGGAACGAGACCCCGACGCCGACGGGCGGCTCGACGGCCGCGCGAAGTTCCTCCGGGAGACCGAGGAGGTGTGCGAGGACGTACGGACCGCGGTGGCGGCGGCCGTCGCCGACGGCGAGCTGCCGCTGGTCCTCGGCGGCGATCACTCAATCGCCATCGGGACCGTCGCGGGCGCGGCGCGCGCCGAGGAGTCGCTGGGGATCGTCTGGTTCGACGCCCACGGGGACTTCAACACGCCCGCGACGACGCCCAGCGGCAACATCCACGGGATGCCGCTGGCGGCCATCCTCGGCAAGGGTGCCTTCGCGGACGAGGCCTGGGCACACACGCCCGCCGTCAGCGAGGCGAACGTCGTCCTCGTCGGGACGCGGTCGCTGGACGAGAGCGAGCGCGACCTGATCCGGGAGAGCGACGTGAGCGTCTACACGATGTCGGACCTCGACGCCCGCGGCGTCCCCGAGGTGACCGAAGAGGCTCTCGACATCGCCGCCGACGGCACCGACGGGGTCCACGTCTCGCTGGACCTGGACTGGCTGGACCCGACGGAGGCACCGGGCGTCGGGACGCCGGTCCGCGGCGGCGTCTCCTACCGCGAGGCCCACAGCGCGATGGAACGGGTCGCGGAGCGCACCGAGCGGGTCCGGTCGATGGAGCTCATCGAGGTCAACCCCATCCTCGACGACCACAACCGTACCGCGGAACTGGCCTGCGAACTGGCGGCCAGCGCGTTCGGCGACCGCGTCCTCTAG